The following proteins are encoded in a genomic region of Arachis ipaensis cultivar K30076 chromosome B02, Araip1.1, whole genome shotgun sequence:
- the LOC107625958 gene encoding geraniol 8-hydroxylase-like, which translates to MMIMEYLALLIVSFVSISIIIHHIFIKSKLGIRAPKLTKFPPGPKPLPIIGNILELGTQPHQALAKLSQTYGPIMTLKLGTITTIVISSPMLAKQILQKYDQIFSYRTIPDTIKALDHHLYSVGWLPPSTQWRILRRVCATKVFSPLKLDSTEVLQQKKLRELMDFVKDKSEKGEILNFSETCFTTVLNFISNAFFSMDLAHYDSSKSQEFKDIIWGIGEESGRPNVVDFFPFLRFLDPQGARARMTKYNEKLIAFVDGLIEERLNLKVLEMETTNKRGKDVLDSVLEVMLEDNSQVTRLHVVHLFLILFVAGVDSTSITIEWAMAELLRNPEKLEKLRKELHCVLGKGEQNLEQIEESHISKLPFLRAVVKETWRLHPPAPLLAPHKALEDVEITGFMIPKNAQILVNVWAMGKDSSIWEHPNEFMPERFLDSKIDIHGHDFELIPFGAGRRICPGLPLGYRSVHIALATLLNGYDWKLANGQKSKDLDMSEKFGLTLHKAQPLQAIPIKSQ; encoded by the exons ATGATGATCATGGAGTATCTAGCATTACTTATAGTTTCTTTTGTGTCCATAAGCATTATTATCCATCACATTTTCATCAAATCCAAATTAGGCATCAGAGCACCTAAATTAACCAAATTCCCACCAGGACCTAAACCTTTACCAATCATAGGAAACATCTTAGAACTTGGTACCCAACCTCACCAAGCACTTGCTAAGCTTTCTCAAACATATGGACCAATAATGACTCTTAAGCTTGGTACCATAACCACCATAGTTATCTCATCTCCTATGTTAGCCAAACAAATCCTCCAAAAATATGACCAAATTTTTTCTTATAGAACAATTCCGGATACCATTAAAGCACTTGATCACCATTTGTATTCAGTGGGATGGTTGCCACCTTCGACTCAATGGAGGATCCTAAGACGAGTTTGTGCTACGAAAGTGTTCTCTCCACTAAAACTTGATTCCACGGAAGTTCTTCAACAAAAGAAACTGCGAGAATTAATGGATTTTGTGAaagacaaaagtgaaaaaggcGAAATTTTGAATTTCAGTGAGACTTGTTTTACAACTGTACTTAATTTTATATCTAACGCTTTCTTTTCTATGGATTTAGCTCATTACGACTCTTCTAAGTCTCAAGAATTCAAGGATATAATTTGGGGCATTGGGGAAGAATCAGGAAGGCCTAATGTGGTGGATTTCTTCCCATTTCTTAGATTCCTTGATCCACAAGGTGCACGTGCAAGGATGACCAAGTATAATGAAAAGTTGATAGCTTTTGTTGATGGTCTTATAGAAGAAAGATTGAATTTAAAGGTTCTAGAAATGGAGACTACCAATAAAAGAGGCAAAGATGTTTTAGATTCTGTTTTAGAAGTTATGTTGGAAGACAATTCTCAAGTGACTCGTCTCCATGTTGTGCATCTCTTTCTG attttatttgtGGCTGGAGTAGACTCAACATCAATCACCATAGAATGGGCAATGGCAGAGTTATTACGTAATCCAGAAAAATTGGAAAAACTTAGAAAAGAGCTTCATTGTGTTCTTGGCAAAGGTGAACAAAATCTTGAACAAATTGAAGAATCACATATCTCAAAGCTTCCTTTTCTAAGAGCAGTGGTTAAAGAAACTTGGCGCTTGCATCCACCTGCCCCATTATTAGCACCACACAAGGCACTCGAAGATGTTGAGATAACTGGATTCATGATACCTAAGAATGCACAAATTTTGGTTAATGTATGGGCCATGGGAAAAGATTCAAGTATTTGGGAACATCCAAATGAATTCATGCCTGAAAGATTCTTAGATAGTAAAATTGATATTCATGGACATGATTTTGAATTAATTCCATTTGGTGCTGGAAGAAGGATATGCCCTGGATTGCCATTGGGTTATAGAAGTGTGCACATTGCGTTGGCTACTCTTCTAAATGGCTATGATTGGAAGCTAGCAAATGGACAAAAATCAAAAGATTTGGATATGTCTGAGAAATTTGGACTTACTTTGCATAAGGCTCAACCTCTCCAAGCCATTCCCATAAAATCACAATAA